The following are encoded in a window of Anas platyrhynchos isolate ZD024472 breed Pekin duck chromosome 30, IASCAAS_PekinDuck_T2T, whole genome shotgun sequence genomic DNA:
- the LOC139999795 gene encoding olfactory receptor 14C36-like yields MSNSSSIAEFLLLPFAETWELQLLHFALFLGIYLAALLGNGLIVTTVACNHRLHTPMYFFLLNLALLDLGCISTTVPKAMANSLWDTRAISYSGCAAQVFLFVFLISAEYFLLTVMSYDRYVAICKPLHYRSLLCSRSCVQMAAAAWGSGVLNAVMHTANTFSLPLCQGNALDQFFCEIPQILKLSCSHSYLREIELLTFNGFLFWGCFVFILFSYVQIFRAVLRMPSEQGQHKLFSTCLPHLAVVFLFLSTGMFAYLKPPSNASPSLSLVMAFLYSVMPPAMNPLIYSMRNQELKNAIRKVMSWIYFRIC; encoded by the coding sequence atgtccaacagcagctccatcgcTGAGTTCCTCCTCCTACCATTTGCAGAGacgtgggagctgcagctcctgcacttcgcgctcttcctgggcatctacctggctgccctcctgggcaacggcctcatcgtCACCACTgtagcctgcaaccaccgcctccacacccccatgtacttcttcctcctcaacctcgccctccttgacctgggctgcatctctacaactgtccccaaagccatggccaattccctctgggacaccagggccatttcctactcgggatgtgctgcacaggtctttctgtttgtcttcttgatatcagcagagtattttcttctcactgtcatgtcctatgaccgctatgttgccatctgcaagcctcTGCATTACAGGAGCCTCCTGTGCAGCAGATCTTGTgtccagatggcagcagctgcctggggtagtGGGGTTCTCAATGCTGTtatgcacactgccaatacattttccctgcccctctgccaaggtaATGCTCTGGACcaattcttctgtgaaatcccccagatcctcaagctctcttgctcacactcctacctcagggaaaTTGAGCTTCTCACATTTaatggttttctgttttgggggtgttttgttttcattcttttctcctatgtacagatcttcagggctgtgctgaggatgccctctgagcagggacagcacaaactcttctccacatgcctccctcacctggctgtggtctttctgtttctcagcacaggcatgtttgcctacctgaagcccccttcCAACGCCTCCCCATCCCTGAGCCTAGTGATGGCTTTCCTGTACTCGGTGATGCCCCCAGCaatgaaccccctcatctacagcatgaggaaccaggagctcaagaatGCCATTAGGAAAGTGATGTCATGGATATATTTCAGGATATGCTGA
- the LOC139999908 gene encoding olfactory receptor 14A16-like: MYFFLLNLALLDLGCISTTVPKAMANSLWDTRTISYAGCVAQEFLFFFLMSSDCSLLTIMAYDRYVAICKPLHYGTLLDRRACAQMAAAAWGSGFLNAVLYTANTFSLPLCGENAVDQFFCEIPQILKLSCSHSYHRDLGLLTFSSFLFLGCFVFIVLSYVQIFRTVQKMPSEQGRHKAFSTCVPHLVVVSLLITTGVFAYLKPPSIFSPALDLVVAVLYSVVPPALNPLIYSLRMQALKDSILKVLLWTFFRNHKCPISLHR, encoded by the coding sequence atgtacttctttctcctcaaccttgcccttctcgacctgggctgcatctccaccactgtccccaaagccatggccaattccctctgggacaccaggaccatttcctatgcaggatgtgttgcacaggaatttctgtttttctttttgatgtcaTCGGACTGTTCCCTTCttaccatcatggcctatgaccgctacgttgccatctgcaagcccctgcactacgggaccctCCTGGACAggagagcttgtgcccagatggcagcagctgcctggggcagtggctttctcaatgctgtactgtacactgccaatacattttcactgcccctctgcggagaaaatgctgtggaccagttcttctgtgaaatcccccagatcctcaagctctcctgctcacattCCTACCATAGGGATCTTGGACTTCTCACATTTAGTAGTTTTCTGTTcttgggttgttttgttttcattgttctcTCCTATGTTCAGATCTTCAGGACTGTGCAGaagatgccctctgagcagggacggcacaaagccttttccacatgtgTCCCTCATTTGGTCGTGGTCTCTTTGTTAATCACCACTGGTGTGTTTGCGTACCTGAAGCCCCCTTCTATCTTTTCTCCAGCCCTGGATCTGGTTGTGGCAGTTCTTTACTCTGTGGTTCCCCCagcactgaaccccctcatctacagcctGAGGATGCAAGCACTAAAGGATTCTATTTTGAAAGTGCTTTTATGGACATTTTTCAGGAATCATAAATGTCCCATATCTCTCCACAGGTGA